The following coding sequences are from one Dehalococcoidales bacterium window:
- a CDS encoding shikimate dehydrogenase produces MSPVMHNAAFRETGLDYVYTAFRVRSEELGEAIGGMRALNIRGLNVTIPHKVAVIPFLDEVDALAEKIGAVNTIVNDNGVLKGYNTDASGFLQALLEKGVDPQGKRVLVLGAGGASRAVSLALGERGARLFIFNRVEELDWAYELAARVGWHSEHEAKAGELHRQNLAGVLPNMDILVNTTSVGMSPETDRTPVDADLLRPGLVVFDIVYNPLKTRLLREAEAAGAQTIAGIDMLAWQGALAFEKWTGVQAPVDLMKREAVRLLEEHET; encoded by the coding sequence ATGTCGCCGGTGATGCACAATGCCGCCTTCCGCGAGACCGGCCTGGACTACGTCTATACGGCTTTCAGGGTCCGTAGCGAAGAACTGGGCGAGGCCATCGGAGGCATGCGTGCCCTGAATATCCGGGGGCTGAACGTTACCATCCCCCACAAGGTGGCCGTTATTCCGTTTCTCGACGAGGTCGATGCGCTGGCAGAAAAAATCGGTGCGGTCAACACGATAGTCAACGATAACGGTGTCCTCAAGGGCTACAATACGGACGCCTCCGGATTTCTGCAGGCCCTGCTGGAAAAGGGGGTCGACCCGCAGGGAAAGAGGGTGCTTGTCCTCGGAGCCGGCGGTGCCTCAAGGGCAGTATCCCTCGCACTTGGTGAACGTGGTGCCCGACTCTTCATCTTCAACCGGGTGGAAGAGCTGGACTGGGCATACGAACTGGCCGCCAGGGTAGGCTGGCATTCCGAGCACGAAGCCAAGGCCGGTGAACTGCACCGACAGAACTTGGCCGGGGTCCTGCCCAACATGGACATCCTGGTCAATACCACCAGTGTCGGCATGAGTCCCGAGACCGACCGCACACCGGTGGATGCCGACCTGCTCCGGCCTGGCCTGGTGGTCTTCGATATCGTCTACAATCCGCTAAAGACCCGTCTGCTGCGCGAGGCTGAGGCCGCCGGGGCACAGACAATCGCCGGTATCGACATGCTGGCCTGGCAGGGGGCGCTCGCCTTCGAGAAGTGGACCGGAGTACAGGCACCGGTCGACCTGATGAAGAGAGAGGCAGTCAGGCTGCTGGAGGAGCATGAAACGTAA
- a CDS encoding shikimate kinase — translation MKRNIALTGFMGSGKSAVGKVLAGRLGRRFVELDDVIEEMAGKSIPDIFRQDGEIAFRELEIEATRRVSKSTDMVIACGGGIVLNMINIDRLRETSRIVYLTASPGAILRRTRADDNERPLLDVPVPAERIRELLRFRRPFYERAADLRISTSRLSTDSVAERIISQLKEDEGFNL, via the coding sequence ATGAAACGTAACATTGCCCTGACAGGTTTCATGGGTAGCGGGAAATCTGCCGTGGGGAAGGTACTCGCCGGAAGGCTAGGTCGGCGCTTCGTCGAGCTGGATGACGTGATAGAGGAGATGGCGGGCAAGTCGATTCCGGACATCTTCCGGCAGGACGGCGAGATTGCCTTCCGTGAGCTGGAGATAGAGGCCACCAGGAGAGTCTCGAAGAGCACGGACATGGTCATCGCCTGCGGCGGGGGCATTGTCCTCAATATGATAAACATAGACCGGCTGAGAGAAACATCACGAATCGTCTACCTGACCGCATCGCCCGGGGCAATCCTGAGGAGGACCAGGGCCGATGACAACGAGCGCCCCCTGCTCGATGTGCCTGTTCCGGCAGAGCGTATCCGCGAGCTTCTGAGATTCCGGAGGCCGTTCTACGAGCGGGCCGCCGACCTGAGAATTAGTACCTCACGGCTGAGTACTGATTCTGTGGCCGAGAGAATAATCAGCCAGTTGAAAGAAGATGAAGGTTTCAATCTCTAA
- the aroA gene encoding 3-phosphoshikimate 1-carboxyvinyltransferase yields MKVSISKSEISGRITAPSSKSYTIRGLMCAALARGESEVVQPLASDDTEAAIKVLGRIGVHIDQQEDLWQVHGGSFHQADGDLFCGESATTLRFMTAISALVPGRHRLTVGPSLAKRPVLPLVDALKQLGVTCSCQGEVPPVVVEGGGLRGGDTELPGDISSQYVSALLLATPFFQKGATIRLTSPLESAPYVLMTLDCMQWFGVSVAFSDAMDAFEVTRQSYRPTSYRVEADWSSASYLVALGALAGEVEVENLNRESLQGDRVILDFLQEMGASVIINRNSITVRKSKLRAITADLSDCIDLLPTVAVLAATAEGVSYLTGIERARIKESDRVTAVRKGLERMGISVTEEADRMTITGGKPGGAVIDSRDDHRIAMAFGLLGTVAGSTVIEGAECVSKTYPQFWQELGALGGKVKTDGK; encoded by the coding sequence ATGAAGGTTTCAATCTCTAAGAGCGAGATATCCGGCAGGATAACCGCCCCATCCTCGAAGAGCTACACCATCCGGGGACTGATGTGCGCTGCCCTTGCCCGCGGTGAGAGTGAAGTTGTGCAGCCGCTGGCCTCGGACGACACCGAAGCGGCGATAAAGGTACTCGGCCGGATAGGCGTCCATATCGACCAGCAGGAAGACCTCTGGCAAGTCCACGGCGGCAGTTTCCACCAGGCGGACGGCGACCTGTTCTGCGGGGAATCGGCAACCACCCTGCGGTTCATGACCGCCATTTCCGCCCTGGTGCCGGGAAGACACCGTCTCACCGTCGGACCCTCACTCGCAAAAAGACCGGTGCTGCCCCTGGTGGATGCCCTGAAGCAACTGGGCGTGACCTGCTCCTGTCAGGGTGAAGTGCCGCCGGTGGTCGTCGAGGGTGGCGGTCTGAGGGGCGGTGACACCGAGCTGCCGGGCGATATCAGCTCCCAGTATGTATCCGCCCTGCTGCTGGCCACGCCTTTCTTCCAGAAAGGCGCCACTATACGCTTGACAAGTCCCCTGGAGTCCGCGCCCTACGTGCTGATGACGCTGGACTGCATGCAGTGGTTCGGGGTATCGGTTGCCTTCTCGGACGCAATGGACGCGTTTGAGGTGACCCGGCAGTCGTACAGGCCCACCAGCTATCGGGTGGAAGCGGACTGGTCTTCAGCCTCCTACTTGGTGGCCCTGGGAGCACTGGCCGGTGAGGTTGAGGTCGAGAACCTGAACCGGGAAAGCCTTCAGGGCGACAGAGTAATCCTCGATTTCTTGCAGGAAATGGGGGCTTCGGTTATCATCAATAGGAACTCGATAACCGTGCGGAAGTCGAAGCTCAGGGCAATCACAGCTGACCTGTCCGACTGCATTGACCTCCTGCCGACGGTGGCGGTGCTGGCAGCGACTGCCGAAGGCGTCAGCTACCTCACCGGTATCGAGAGGGCAAGAATCAAGGAGTCGGACCGGGTGACCGCGGTAAGAAAAGGTCTGGAGAGAATGGGCATCAGCGTCACCGAGGAGGCAGACCGGATGACCATTACCGGCGGAAAGCCGGGGGGTGCCGTCATCGACAGCAGGGACGACCACCGGATTGCCATGGCTTTCGGGCTGCTCGGTACCGTGGCCGGAAGTACCGTGATCGAGGGCGCGGAATGCGTCTCCAAGACATACCCGCAGTTCTGGCAAGAACTCGGAGCCCTCGGTGGTAAGGTAAAGACAGATGGGAAATAG
- the aroC gene encoding chorismate synthase, which yields MGNSLGKRFTITSFGESHGRCVGVIIDGCPAGLAIGEQEIQTEVDRRRPGDGPASTSRAEADRVEVLSGIYGGRTTGAPIGLLIWNQDVDSSQYLKDRLLPRPGHADFTAYTKYGGFNDFRGGGRFSGRITATFVMAGAVARKLLGTIGVEVVAHTVAIGGIEARVKQVEEVKANAGSNTLRCADPEVAEEMLRAIEKARTEGDSLGGVIECIALNVPAGLGEPVFDTLEGDLSRAMFAIPAVKGVEFGSGFAAAEKRGSENNDPFTIIDGRIVTLTNNAGGILGGISNGMPIVVRVAVKPTPSIAREQQTVDMEKMAPDTLATRGRHDACIVPRAVPVVEAMVAVTLCDFAIRAGGIPEVII from the coding sequence ATGGGAAATAGTCTTGGCAAGCGGTTCACCATCACCAGCTTCGGGGAAAGCCACGGTCGCTGCGTCGGCGTTATCATTGATGGTTGTCCCGCCGGCCTGGCAATCGGCGAGCAGGAAATCCAGACGGAAGTAGACCGGAGAAGACCGGGAGACGGTCCGGCAAGCACTTCCCGCGCCGAGGCGGACCGCGTCGAAGTCCTTTCCGGGATATATGGCGGACGAACCACCGGCGCACCCATCGGCCTGCTGATATGGAACCAGGACGTCGATTCCAGCCAGTACCTGAAGGACCGCTTACTACCCCGGCCGGGTCATGCCGACTTCACCGCCTACACGAAGTACGGGGGCTTCAATGATTTTCGTGGTGGCGGCCGGTTCTCGGGCAGGATTACGGCTACCTTCGTCATGGCGGGAGCGGTCGCTCGGAAGCTACTTGGCACTATCGGCGTTGAAGTTGTCGCCCACACAGTCGCCATCGGGGGGATAGAGGCCAGGGTGAAGCAGGTAGAGGAAGTAAAGGCAAACGCCGGGAGCAATACGCTCCGGTGTGCCGACCCCGAAGTTGCCGAGGAAATGCTCCGGGCAATCGAGAAAGCCCGGACGGAAGGTGACAGCCTCGGCGGGGTTATCGAGTGCATAGCCCTCAACGTACCTGCCGGACTGGGAGAGCCGGTATTCGATACCCTGGAAGGAGACCTGTCCAGGGCGATGTTCGCCATCCCGGCGGTCAAGGGGGTGGAGTTCGGGTCAGGCTTTGCCGCTGCGGAAAAGAGGGGCTCGGAAAACAACGACCCGTTTACCATCATTGACGGCAGGATAGTGACCCTGACGAATAATGCCGGCGGCATTCTCGGCGGCATCAGCAACGGGATGCCGATAGTCGTGCGGGTTGCCGTGAAACCGACCCCTTCCATAGCCCGGGAGCAGCAGACGGTTGATATGGAGAAGATGGCACCGGACACGCTGGCCACCAGAGGCAGGCATGACGCCTGCATTGTGCCCCGGGCGGTACCGGTGGTGGAGGCGATGGTGGCGGTGACCCTGTGTGATTTCGCCATCAGGGCAGGAGGGATACCGGAGGTAATAATATGA
- the pheA gene encoding prephenate dehydratase: MSLEDLRKKIDQADAEIVRLIAERIRNAEKIGREKQKQGKQLEDLSRETEVMSNIRRLAGQENVSIAGLESIYRRIVNVAKSVEGLIVAFQGEIGAYSEEAAVDFFGPSIEVRPCETLDAVFDAVERGEAHFGVVPIENSLEGSISQVYDLLLDSSLKVRGEIELRVIHCLIANPGVKLDLLRRVYSHPQALGQCRAFLKHLDCELIPTYDTAGSVKMIKEQGMTDGAAIASVRAAEIYAMQIMAREIEDTPNNFTRFFVLAKHDSPPTGNDKTSIVFSVSHKPGALYSLLRELAASQVNLTKIESRPTRQRPWEYNFYLDFEGHREDTASREALGKLEETALFVKVLGSYPRAT, encoded by the coding sequence ATGAGCCTGGAAGACCTGAGAAAGAAGATAGACCAGGCCGATGCCGAGATAGTCAGGCTTATTGCGGAAAGGATAAGAAACGCGGAGAAAATCGGCCGGGAAAAGCAGAAGCAGGGAAAGCAGCTTGAGGACCTCAGCCGGGAGACCGAGGTGATGTCCAATATCCGCCGGCTGGCCGGGCAGGAGAACGTCAGCATCGCGGGTCTCGAAAGCATCTACCGCAGGATAGTCAACGTTGCCAAGAGTGTCGAGGGGCTTATCGTCGCCTTTCAGGGTGAGATTGGCGCCTACAGCGAGGAGGCTGCCGTTGATTTCTTCGGTCCTTCAATCGAGGTCAGGCCCTGTGAAACCCTGGACGCAGTCTTTGACGCCGTGGAGCGGGGAGAAGCGCATTTTGGCGTAGTTCCCATTGAGAACTCCCTGGAGGGCAGCATCAGCCAGGTCTATGACCTGCTCCTCGACTCCAGTCTCAAGGTCCGGGGAGAGATTGAGTTACGCGTGATACACTGCCTTATCGCCAATCCGGGGGTGAAGCTTGACCTGCTGCGAAGGGTCTATTCCCATCCTCAGGCCCTGGGCCAGTGCCGCGCCTTCCTCAAGCACCTCGACTGCGAACTGATTCCAACCTACGATACCGCGGGCAGTGTCAAGATGATCAAGGAACAGGGAATGACCGACGGCGCCGCCATCGCCAGCGTCCGCGCGGCGGAAATCTACGCGATGCAGATAATGGCCCGGGAGATAGAGGATACCCCCAACAACTTCACCCGGTTCTTCGTCCTTGCCAAGCATGACTCGCCCCCGACAGGCAACGACAAGACATCCATCGTCTTCTCGGTGAGCCACAAGCCGGGGGCACTGTACAGCCTCCTCCGTGAGCTGGCGGCCAGCCAGGTAAACCTCACCAAGATTGAGTCACGGCCGACCCGGCAGAGGCCCTGGGAGTATAACTTCTATCTCGACTTCGAAGGGCATCGGGAGGACACTGCCTCACGGGAAGCCCTGGGTAAACTGGAGGAGACCGCCCTGTTCGTCAAGGTCCTGGGGTCCTACCCTAGAGCTACATGA
- a CDS encoding prephenate dehydrogenase translates to MKVAIVGGSGKMGQWFARLLAQEGNEVLLVGRSEEKLRTVQQELDVDITTDVGRVGDANAIILSVPLDSFEAVVKQIAPHTHSGQSVVDFTSLKAEPVDIMHRHITSAVILGTHPVFGPGAKSLVNQNFVLTPTNDGETALADKVRDYLDARGARVSLMAPEEHDRMMTVILGLAHFIAIASADTLLSMERFQEMKQIGGTTFRVLYTLMESVISEDPELYASLQMSFPDIGEIEGQFQQSVKTWADLVKSGDRQAFVDRMSALKDRLEETDPHFQKAYEDMYRITDGLP, encoded by the coding sequence ATGAAAGTAGCTATTGTCGGCGGTTCGGGGAAGATGGGCCAGTGGTTCGCCCGTCTCCTGGCGCAGGAGGGCAACGAGGTGCTACTCGTCGGCCGGAGTGAGGAGAAGCTCAGGACCGTTCAGCAAGAGTTGGATGTGGATATCACCACCGACGTCGGCCGGGTAGGGGACGCAAACGCCATCATATTGTCGGTGCCACTGGATAGCTTTGAAGCAGTCGTTAAACAGATAGCCCCACACACGCACTCGGGGCAGAGCGTGGTCGATTTCACCTCGCTCAAGGCAGAACCGGTGGACATAATGCACCGCCATATTACGTCGGCGGTCATCCTGGGGACACATCCGGTATTCGGGCCCGGAGCAAAGAGCCTGGTCAACCAGAACTTCGTCCTGACACCGACAAACGATGGGGAGACAGCCCTGGCAGATAAGGTCAGGGACTATCTCGATGCCAGGGGAGCACGTGTCTCCCTGATGGCACCGGAAGAGCACGACAGGATGATGACCGTTATCCTCGGGCTGGCCCACTTCATTGCCATTGCATCGGCGGATACCCTGCTGAGCATGGAGCGGTTCCAGGAGATGAAGCAAATCGGCGGCACCACCTTCAGGGTACTCTACACCCTGATGGAAAGCGTCATCTCCGAAGACCCGGAACTCTACGCCTCACTGCAGATGAGCTTTCCGGACATCGGAGAGATTGAGGGGCAGTTCCAGCAGAGCGTGAAAACGTGGGCCGACCTGGTGAAGAGCGGAGACAGACAGGCGTTCGTGGACAGAATGAGCGCCCTGAAAGACAGGCTGGAAGAGACCGACCCCCACTTCCAGAAAGCCTACGAGGATATGTACCGCATCACCGACGGGCTGCCATAA
- a CDS encoding SDR family NAD(P)-dependent oxidoreductase — protein MKLDGKVAIVAGSSRGIGKQIALTFAREGAAVAVVARTEQEGGKLPGTIHQTVDEIRALGGRAVAIRTDITVDEDVESMARKTLEEFGRIDILVNDAAANFNAMIADLPIKRWDLMMRVNLRGTFICTKAVLPTMIAQRSGNIICMTSVAAKRRAPPGEVCYSITKAGIELFCWGLAQEVKDYNIAVNDLYPSGAVLTDGFKVVFKNVDLGDVESRMKSPEQIAEAALWIATRDAGTFTGRSVNDDEVMAFIEGRAEP, from the coding sequence ATGAAACTGGATGGTAAGGTAGCCATAGTCGCCGGGAGCAGTCGCGGTATCGGCAAGCAGATTGCCCTCACATTTGCCCGCGAAGGTGCTGCAGTAGCCGTGGTTGCCAGGACCGAACAGGAAGGCGGCAAGCTCCCCGGCACCATTCACCAGACAGTCGACGAAATCCGTGCCCTCGGCGGTCGGGCAGTCGCCATCAGGACGGACATCACGGTTGACGAGGACGTGGAAAGCATGGCCCGGAAGACCCTCGAGGAGTTCGGGCGGATAGATATCCTGGTGAACGACGCCGCAGCCAATTTCAACGCCATGATAGCCGACCTGCCCATCAAGCGCTGGGACCTGATGATGCGGGTCAATCTGCGCGGTACCTTCATCTGTACCAAAGCAGTGCTGCCCACGATGATTGCCCAGCGCAGCGGCAACATCATCTGCATGACATCCGTTGCCGCCAAGCGGCGGGCGCCACCGGGAGAGGTCTGCTACAGCATCACCAAGGCGGGTATCGAGCTATTCTGCTGGGGCCTGGCACAGGAGGTTAAGGACTACAACATCGCCGTCAATGACCTCTACCCCAGCGGGGCGGTGCTCACCGATGGCTTCAAGGTGGTCTTCAAGAATGTGGACCTCGGCGACGTGGAGAGCCGGATGAAAAGCCCGGAGCAGATTGCCGAGGCCGCGCTCTGGATTGCTACCCGGGATGCGGGTACCTTCACCGGCCGCTCGGTGAACGATGACGAAGTCATGGCCTTCATCGAGGGGAGGGCGGAGCCGTAG
- a CDS encoding head GIN domain-containing protein: MANIEELKKEAEEAKERMKRDMVDFRDILRKIALEAGENGRTKAEAAMHQAERRIEETVSRVETRVDKAIAVLSGPETGTGKVVTREFDLSDFTNVEVACCFRVDIVQSDSYSVTVTSDESLFDYINVDKSGNTLKISVKPFHFHTRPTLGAHITMPMLNKLRLSAAAKCSVNGFSSQGKLDLNLSGASSLDIDIEAGITKVEVSGASKLHGNMKLGDSEFTLSGASRMELKGSARDVEMNAWGASRLEMAGYALRDAKVDLKGASQAVVSTSGKLDLDISGSSRLTYCGSPTMGSVKVSGASTLTQK, encoded by the coding sequence ATGGCGAATATTGAAGAGCTCAAGAAAGAAGCCGAAGAAGCCAAGGAGCGAATGAAGCGGGACATGGTTGACTTCCGCGACATACTGCGGAAAATCGCCCTTGAAGCTGGCGAAAACGGCAGAACTAAAGCGGAAGCGGCGATGCATCAGGCTGAGAGGCGGATTGAGGAAACCGTCTCTCGTGTAGAGACAAGGGTGGATAAGGCCATTGCCGTACTGTCCGGCCCGGAAACCGGTACAGGGAAGGTCGTCACCAGGGAATTTGATTTGAGCGACTTCACGAATGTTGAAGTCGCTTGTTGTTTCAGGGTGGATATTGTCCAATCTGATTCGTACAGTGTGACTGTGACCAGTGATGAGAGTCTGTTCGACTATATCAACGTTGATAAATCGGGCAACACACTGAAGATATCGGTCAAGCCGTTCCACTTCCACACCAGGCCGACACTGGGTGCGCACATCACCATGCCCATGCTCAATAAGCTACGTCTCAGCGCTGCGGCGAAGTGTAGCGTAAACGGCTTCAGTTCCCAGGGAAAACTCGATCTGAACCTTTCCGGCGCCAGCAGCCTGGATATCGATATCGAGGCCGGTATAACTAAGGTTGAGGTATCGGGTGCCAGCAAACTCCATGGCAATATGAAGCTCGGTGATTCCGAGTTCACCCTCTCCGGCGCCAGCCGGATGGAACTGAAGGGGTCCGCAAGGGACGTTGAGATGAATGCCTGGGGCGCCAGCCGACTGGAGATGGCAGGTTACGCTCTCAGGGACGCCAAAGTCGACCTCAAGGGGGCCAGCCAGGCAGTAGTGAGTACTAGCGGGAAGCTGGACCTTGATATCAGTGGTAGTTCCCGACTCACCTATTGCGGTAGTCCCACCATGGGTAGTGTCAAGGTCTCCGGTGCCTCCACGCTGACCCAGAAATAA
- a CDS encoding response regulator transcription factor → MKVLLIEDDREIIDAISLAFQIRWPEATLIPTRLGQKGVELVESESPDIVILDLGLPDINGFDVLRQIRLFSHVPTIILTVRSDEADIVKGLEWGADDYITKPFRQLEFLARVKALIRRQVGAEEESIVFGPLRLDPTTGQLSYSGKEIALTVTESQIMAHLMKNGGRAVTHASLAGAVWGDDYPGAADSLKVHIRRLREKVEEAPSNPRLILTRTGIGYFMAKPE, encoded by the coding sequence ATGAAAGTGCTTCTTATTGAGGATGACCGGGAAATCATAGATGCCATTTCGCTTGCCTTCCAGATACGCTGGCCGGAAGCGACGCTGATTCCTACCCGTCTCGGTCAGAAGGGAGTTGAGCTGGTTGAGAGTGAGTCACCGGATATCGTCATACTTGACCTGGGTTTACCCGATATAAACGGCTTCGATGTACTTCGGCAAATCCGCCTTTTTTCCCACGTGCCCACCATCATCCTGACGGTACGGTCTGATGAGGCTGATATCGTCAAGGGGCTGGAATGGGGGGCTGATGACTATATAACCAAACCCTTCCGGCAGCTCGAGTTCCTGGCACGAGTTAAGGCCCTGATTCGGCGGCAGGTCGGTGCTGAGGAGGAATCGATTGTTTTTGGACCGCTACGCCTGGACCCCACCACAGGGCAGTTGAGCTACAGTGGCAAGGAGATTGCCCTCACCGTTACCGAAAGCCAGATAATGGCTCACCTGATGAAGAACGGAGGTCGCGCCGTTACCCATGCGAGCCTCGCTGGGGCAGTCTGGGGTGATGACTACCCCGGGGCGGCGGACAGCCTCAAGGTACACATCCGGCGCCTGCGTGAGAAGGTCGAGGAAGCCCCCAGCAATCCCAGGCTCATCCTCACCAGGACCGGTATCGGCTACTTCATGGCAAAGCCGGAATAG